One Azospirillum sp. TSA2s genomic region harbors:
- a CDS encoding diguanylate cyclase domain-containing protein: MDLLLTTGTSATNAGPTGPVTLVALYPGPALRLDAALAVAEANAEAEDMMDSDPRWLPELRNWLSGSSVAPGLRSVPVESLRGIMIVEWAGVPLPDGGFLLLGRDDTLERQLRHTLTESRRRYKDLVEVSSDFAWETGPDGTFVFVSHKGALGYPADALIGRDPRSLALEDAEDLPMPFDCRRAVDQSELWLKSADGTPACIVASALPLFGPQGDWIGARGVCRDVTEQVLRSNELARIRYRERLLGHIVHTLRDRLDAAEALVVAATETARALSADGCRIYRAEEGGGSAGAPGGGRVALSLVAEFGAELPEVGTALLDRIANGEGQLADRLGDVQLIGERTEYRQAVNGALLVWRTGDSEPWDDDDRQLMSGVADHIGIAHAHLAYQERLRRLSERDGLTGLFNRRTFFERLEESISRPDSGPSALLYVDLDNFKAVNDLHGHQQGDTVLKAIGTLLTTGVRPGDLPGRLGGDEFVLWLGRTDEEKARIVADRLLNGMRDLAHLSASPEKPLGLSIGIAVHTPGRGETVRELTDRADAAMYDAKKSGKGHYALAPVFQASSSDISAAEPAP; the protein is encoded by the coding sequence GTGGACCTTCTCCTGACCACCGGTACTTCCGCCACCAATGCCGGTCCGACCGGCCCCGTGACGCTGGTCGCGCTGTATCCCGGCCCGGCCCTGCGGCTGGATGCGGCGCTGGCCGTCGCCGAAGCCAATGCCGAGGCGGAAGACATGATGGACAGCGACCCGCGCTGGCTGCCGGAACTGCGCAACTGGCTGTCGGGGTCAAGCGTGGCGCCGGGGCTGCGCTCGGTGCCGGTGGAATCGCTGCGCGGGATCATGATCGTCGAATGGGCCGGCGTGCCGCTGCCCGACGGCGGCTTCCTGCTGCTGGGCCGCGACGACACGCTGGAACGGCAGCTACGCCACACGCTGACCGAATCGCGGCGGCGCTACAAGGATCTGGTGGAGGTCTCCTCCGACTTCGCCTGGGAAACGGGACCGGACGGCACCTTCGTCTTCGTCAGCCACAAGGGCGCGCTGGGCTATCCGGCCGACGCGCTGATCGGCCGCGACCCGCGCAGCCTGGCGCTGGAGGATGCGGAAGACCTGCCGATGCCCTTCGACTGCCGCCGCGCCGTCGATCAGTCCGAGCTTTGGCTGAAGAGCGCCGACGGCACGCCGGCCTGCATCGTCGCCTCCGCCCTGCCGCTGTTCGGGCCGCAGGGCGACTGGATCGGCGCCCGCGGCGTCTGCCGCGACGTGACCGAACAGGTGCTGCGCTCCAACGAACTTGCGCGCATCCGTTATCGCGAACGGCTGCTCGGCCACATCGTCCACACCCTGCGCGACCGGCTCGACGCCGCGGAAGCGCTGGTGGTGGCCGCCACGGAGACGGCGCGGGCTCTCAGCGCCGACGGCTGCCGGATCTACCGGGCGGAGGAGGGGGGCGGCAGCGCCGGCGCCCCGGGCGGGGGGCGTGTCGCCCTGTCGCTGGTGGCGGAGTTCGGCGCGGAATTGCCGGAGGTCGGGACTGCGCTGCTCGACCGCATCGCCAATGGCGAAGGGCAACTGGCCGACCGGCTGGGCGACGTGCAGCTGATCGGCGAGCGGACCGAGTACCGGCAGGCGGTGAACGGCGCGCTGCTGGTCTGGCGCACCGGCGATTCGGAGCCCTGGGACGACGACGACCGCCAGCTGATGTCCGGCGTGGCCGACCATATCGGCATCGCCCATGCCCATCTCGCCTATCAGGAGCGGCTGCGCCGCCTGTCGGAGCGCGACGGGCTGACCGGCCTGTTCAACCGCCGCACCTTCTTCGAACGGCTGGAGGAATCGATCTCGCGGCCGGACAGCGGGCCGTCGGCACTGCTCTATGTCGACCTGGACAACTTCAAGGCGGTCAACGACCTGCACGGCCACCAGCAGGGCGACACGGTGCTGAAGGCCATCGGCACGCTGCTGACCACCGGGGTGCGGCCGGGCGACCTGCCGGGACGGTTGGGCGGCGACGAGTTCGTGCTGTGGCTGGGCCGCACCGACGAGGAGAAGGCGCGGATCGTCGCCGATCGGCTGCTGAACGGCATGCGTGACCTTGCCCACCTGTCGGCAAGCCCGGAGAAGCCGCTGGGCCTGTCGATCGGCATCGCCGTGCATACCCCCGGCCGCGGCGAGACGGTGCGCGAGCTGACCGACCGCGCCGATGCCGCCATGTACGACGCCAAGAAGAGCGGCAAGGGCCATTACGCCCTGGCTCCGGTCTTCCAGGCATCTTCGTCCGACATTTCCGCCGCGGAGCCCGCCCCGTGA
- a CDS encoding transglycosylase SLT domain-containing protein, giving the protein MTYASALGNLSNAATQAAAQAAGATRGPANVEAAVRNASAKTGVDFSYLMEKAAVESGYRTDIKSSSSSATGLYQFIDSTWLQTMKEHGADHGYGKYANAIQTRGDGRPYVADPAMKKEILELRKDPTASALMAAEYTRDNKEYLEETVDGKIGSTELYLAHFLGAGGASKFLNAMQENPGRTARDVFPDAAAANKNVFYDKATGKAKSLKEIYDRFATKFSENPLANFAPAQVVNDAVRKQDMPDGFTTQVPMAPAKSLNGTPLSIYQVLALNALETPDEVDSVSGRPARLRDKDHRRMRDEPVRTDQTAGTGVAMGFGLGLGRIVGSESATPVASATAGAAGTDGVAKAA; this is encoded by the coding sequence ATGACCTACGCTTCCGCTCTCGGCAACCTCAGCAACGCAGCCACCCAGGCCGCCGCCCAGGCCGCAGGGGCCACCCGTGGCCCGGCCAATGTGGAGGCCGCCGTGCGCAATGCCAGCGCGAAGACGGGGGTCGATTTTTCCTACCTCATGGAAAAAGCTGCCGTGGAGAGCGGCTATCGCACGGACATAAAGTCCTCCTCCTCCTCGGCGACCGGGCTGTACCAGTTCATCGACAGCACCTGGCTGCAGACGATGAAGGAGCATGGCGCCGACCATGGCTATGGCAAATACGCCAACGCCATCCAGACCCGCGGCGACGGCCGGCCCTATGTCGCCGATCCGGCGATGAAGAAGGAGATCCTGGAGCTGCGCAAGGACCCGACCGCGTCGGCCCTGATGGCCGCGGAATACACCCGCGACAACAAGGAGTATCTGGAGGAGACGGTGGACGGCAAGATCGGCTCGACCGAGCTGTATCTGGCGCATTTCCTCGGGGCCGGCGGCGCGTCGAAGTTCCTGAACGCGATGCAGGAGAACCCCGGCCGCACCGCCCGCGACGTCTTCCCCGACGCGGCGGCGGCCAACAAGAACGTCTTCTACGACAAGGCCACCGGCAAGGCGAAGTCGCTGAAGGAGATCTACGACCGCTTCGCCACCAAATTCTCGGAGAACCCGCTGGCCAACTTCGCCCCGGCCCAGGTGGTCAACGACGCGGTGCGCAAGCAGGACATGCCGGACGGCTTCACCACCCAGGTGCCGATGGCCCCGGCCAAGTCGCTGAACGGCACGCCGCTGTCGATCTATCAGGTGCTGGCGCTGAACGCCCTGGAGACTCCGGACGAGGTCGACAGCGTCAGCGGCCGCCCGGCCCGCCTGCGCGACAAGGACCACCGCCGCATGCGTGACGAGCCGGTACGCACCGACCAGACGGCGGGCACCGGCGTCGCCATGGGCTTCGGGCTCGGGCTTGGCCGCATCGTCGGGTCCGAATCGGCGACGCCGGTCGCCTCGGCCACCGCGGGTGCCGCCGGGACCGACGGGGTCGCCAAGGCGGCGTAA
- a CDS encoding pyrimidine 5'-nucleotidase, which produces MTVPTSPAAPAPDSATGSAGNPLAALRDRAVWIFDLDNTLYPASCNLFAQVDRRINEFIATHFNIGMDEARVRQKQFFREYGTTLRGLMMEHDVDPVAYMDYVHDIDVTGVQPSAQLADALARLPGRKIIYTNGSVRHAENVAGRLGILDRFEAVFDIAAGGFVPKPDPRPYATLVERHGVDPADACMVEDIARNLAPAHALGMTTVWVRGEKEYEKAGVGAGIHIDHTVDDLPSWLAAVAGL; this is translated from the coding sequence ATGACCGTCCCGACCTCCCCCGCCGCTCCGGCGCCCGACTCCGCCACCGGATCCGCCGGCAATCCCCTTGCCGCGCTGCGCGACCGCGCCGTGTGGATCTTCGATCTCGACAACACGCTCTACCCGGCATCCTGCAACCTGTTCGCCCAGGTCGACCGCCGGATCAACGAGTTCATCGCCACCCATTTCAACATCGGCATGGACGAGGCGCGGGTGCGGCAGAAGCAGTTCTTCCGCGAATACGGCACCACGCTGCGCGGCCTGATGATGGAGCATGACGTCGATCCGGTCGCCTACATGGACTATGTCCACGACATCGACGTGACCGGCGTCCAGCCCTCCGCCCAGCTGGCCGATGCGCTCGCCCGGCTGCCCGGCCGCAAGATCATCTACACCAACGGCTCCGTCCGCCATGCCGAGAATGTCGCCGGCCGGCTGGGCATCCTCGACCGGTTCGAGGCCGTGTTCGACATCGCCGCCGGCGGATTCGTGCCGAAGCCCGATCCCCGCCCTTACGCCACGCTGGTGGAGCGCCACGGCGTCGACCCGGCCGACGCCTGCATGGTGGAGGACATCGCCCGCAACCTCGCCCCCGCCCATGCGCTGGGCATGACCACCGTCTGGGTCCGGGGCGAGAAGGAATACGAGAAGGCCGGTGTCGGCGCCGGGATCCACATCGACCACACCGTGGACGATCTGCCCTCCTGGCTGGCCGCGGTGGCCGGCCTCTAG
- a CDS encoding acyl-CoA dehydrogenase, producing MTYTAPVDDLRFVLNEVVGLDAIAALPDCDSAAPDLVDAILEEAGKFASGVLAPLNRVGDKEGAKLENGVVRTATGWKEAYGQFTEAGWNSLPFEPEYGGQGLPWTVAFAVNEMWQAANLSFGLCPLLTQGAVDLLTEHASAEQKAVYLSKMISGEWTGTMNLTEPQAGSDLAAVRTKAVRAGDGSYRITGQKIFITYGEHDLTENIVHLVLARLPDAPAGIKGISLFIVPKFLPNADGTPGQRNDLRCASLEHKLGIMASPTAVMAYGDDEGAIGYLVGEENRGIEYMFTMMNNARLGVGIQGVAIAERAYQQARDYAKTRVQSKDLADPKGSGVAIIKHPDVRRMLLDMRAKTEAARALALYAGTQLDISRHHEDPAARAAATARVDVLTPIVKAWSTDIGCEVASTGVQIHGGMGFIEETGAAQHYRDARITPIYEGTNGIHGNDLTFRKTGRDKGAAARAFVADMRATVEELGAAPGDDLAVIRTELSAGLDALDKAIDWMVATQAEGDLQGAAAGAVAYLKLWGTVAGGWMLARSAMKAMEGMRQPGANASFLETKLIVARFYAEQVLATAPALLPTIASARNTVMALSEEQF from the coding sequence ATGACCTACACCGCTCCGGTCGACGATCTGCGCTTCGTCCTGAACGAGGTGGTGGGCCTCGACGCCATCGCCGCCCTGCCCGATTGCGACAGCGCCGCCCCCGATCTGGTCGACGCCATCCTGGAAGAGGCCGGCAAATTCGCCTCCGGCGTGCTCGCCCCGCTGAACCGGGTGGGCGACAAGGAAGGGGCGAAGCTGGAGAACGGCGTCGTCCGCACCGCCACCGGCTGGAAGGAGGCCTATGGCCAGTTCACCGAAGCCGGCTGGAACAGTCTGCCCTTCGAGCCGGAGTATGGCGGACAGGGCCTGCCCTGGACCGTCGCCTTCGCGGTCAATGAAATGTGGCAGGCCGCCAACCTGTCCTTCGGCCTGTGCCCGCTGCTGACCCAAGGCGCGGTGGATCTGCTGACCGAGCATGCGAGCGCGGAGCAGAAGGCGGTCTATCTGTCGAAGATGATCTCCGGCGAATGGACCGGGACGATGAACCTGACCGAGCCGCAGGCGGGCAGCGACCTTGCCGCGGTGCGGACCAAGGCGGTGCGGGCGGGCGACGGCAGCTATCGCATCACCGGCCAGAAGATCTTCATCACCTATGGCGAGCATGACCTGACGGAGAACATCGTTCATCTGGTGCTGGCCCGCCTGCCCGACGCCCCGGCCGGCATCAAGGGCATCAGCCTGTTCATCGTGCCGAAATTCCTGCCCAACGCCGACGGCACGCCCGGCCAGCGCAACGACCTGCGCTGCGCCAGCCTGGAGCACAAGCTGGGCATCATGGCCAGCCCGACCGCGGTGATGGCCTATGGCGACGACGAGGGCGCCATCGGCTACCTCGTCGGCGAGGAGAACCGCGGCATCGAATACATGTTCACGATGATGAACAACGCCCGTCTCGGCGTCGGCATCCAGGGCGTCGCGATCGCCGAGCGCGCCTATCAGCAGGCCCGCGACTACGCGAAGACCCGCGTGCAGAGCAAGGATCTGGCCGATCCCAAGGGCTCCGGCGTCGCCATCATCAAGCATCCGGACGTGCGCCGCATGCTGCTGGACATGCGCGCCAAGACCGAGGCCGCCCGTGCCCTGGCGCTCTATGCCGGCACGCAGCTGGACATCTCCCGCCACCACGAGGATCCGGCGGCGCGCGCCGCCGCGACCGCGCGGGTCGACGTGCTGACCCCGATCGTCAAGGCGTGGTCGACCGACATCGGCTGCGAGGTCGCCTCCACCGGCGTGCAGATCCATGGCGGCATGGGCTTCATCGAGGAGACCGGCGCCGCCCAGCATTACCGCGACGCCCGCATCACCCCGATCTACGAGGGCACCAACGGCATCCACGGCAACGACCTGACCTTCCGCAAGACCGGCCGCGACAAGGGTGCTGCGGCGAGAGCCTTCGTGGCCGACATGCGGGCGACGGTGGAGGAGCTGGGTGCGGCCCCCGGCGACGACCTCGCGGTGATCCGCACCGAGCTGTCGGCCGGGCTGGACGCGCTGGACAAGGCCATCGACTGGATGGTGGCCACCCAGGCGGAGGGCGACCTGCAAGGCGCCGCCGCCGGTGCGGTGGCGTATCTGAAGCTGTGGGGTACGGTGGCGGGCGGCTGGATGCTCGCCCGCTCGGCGATGAAGGCAATGGAGGGCATGCGCCAGCCGGGCGCCAACGCGTCCTTCCTGGAAACCAAGCTGATCGTCGCGCGCTTCTACGCCGAGCAGGTGCTGGCCACCGCCCCCGCCCTGCTGCCGACCATCGCCAGCGCCCGCAACACGGTGATGGCGCTGAGCGAGGAGCAGTTCTGA
- the dapD gene encoding 2,3,4,5-tetrahydropyridine-2,6-dicarboxylate N-succinyltransferase, with translation MSHASLQATIDAAWENRADLTTATTGPVRDAVNAALDALDAGDLRVAEKTADGWKVNQWLKKAVLLSFRLNANEMIPGGPGGSSWYDKVPPKFEGWTEGQFQNAGFRALPGAIARKSSYVAPGVILMPSFVNVGAYVDSGTMVDTWVTVGSCAQIGKNVHLSGGVGIGGVLEPLQADPVIIEDNCFIGARSEIVEGVIVEEGAVISMGCYIGASTKIIDRHTGEVFMGRIPAYSVVVPGSLPGKALPDGTPGPSLYCCVIIKRVDEKTRSKTAINDLLRD, from the coding sequence ATGAGCCACGCCAGCCTGCAAGCCACCATCGACGCCGCCTGGGAAAACCGGGCCGATCTCACCACCGCCACCACCGGCCCCGTCCGCGACGCCGTGAACGCGGCGCTGGACGCGCTCGATGCCGGCGACCTGCGCGTCGCGGAGAAGACCGCGGACGGCTGGAAGGTCAACCAGTGGCTGAAGAAGGCGGTTCTGCTGTCCTTCCGCCTGAACGCCAACGAGATGATCCCCGGCGGACCCGGCGGCTCGTCCTGGTACGACAAGGTGCCGCCGAAGTTCGAAGGCTGGACCGAAGGCCAGTTCCAGAACGCCGGCTTCCGCGCCCTGCCCGGCGCCATCGCCCGCAAGTCGTCCTATGTCGCCCCCGGCGTCATCCTGATGCCGAGCTTCGTCAATGTCGGCGCCTATGTCGACAGCGGCACCATGGTCGACACCTGGGTCACCGTCGGGTCCTGCGCGCAGATCGGCAAGAACGTCCACCTGTCGGGCGGCGTCGGCATCGGCGGCGTGCTGGAGCCGCTGCAGGCCGACCCGGTCATCATCGAGGACAACTGCTTCATCGGCGCCCGTTCGGAGATCGTCGAGGGCGTGATCGTCGAGGAAGGCGCCGTCATCTCCATGGGCTGCTACATCGGCGCCTCGACCAAGATCATCGACCGCCACACCGGCGAGGTCTTCATGGGCCGCATCCCGGCCTATTCGGTCGTCGTCCCCGGCTCGCTGCCCGGCAAGGCGCTGCCGGACGGCACTCCGGGTCCGAGCCTGTACTGCTGCGTCATCATCAAGCGCGTCGACGAGAAGACCCGCTCGAAGACGGCGATCAACGACCTGCTGCGGGATTGA
- the cobT gene encoding nicotinate-nucleotide--dimethylbenzimidazole phosphoribosyltransferase produces the protein MSNQQPAVTFEEIRALVRNLPGPDLEAGTAALQRERQLTKPAGSLGRLEEIAQWMATWQGQHPAEARRPRVAVFAGNHGVAARGVSAFPADVTVQMVANFQNGGAAVNQLCEVADTDLRVYELDLDNPTADFTQGPAMGEEECCRTMAYGMMAVEMGVQLLSLGEMGIANSTSAAALCLALFGGEAADWTGRGTGIDDEGLARKIAAVEAGVAANPQAKDDPFEALRCLGGYEFAAIAGAILAARVARVPVLLDGFACTAAAAVLYKADRRALDHCMVAHRSVEPGHTRLMQAIGKEPLLDLGMRLGEGSGAALAINIVKSAVACHAGMATFAEAGVSTQG, from the coding sequence ATGAGCAACCAGCAGCCCGCCGTCACTTTCGAGGAAATCCGCGCGCTCGTGCGCAACCTGCCCGGCCCCGACCTGGAGGCCGGCACTGCGGCCCTCCAGCGCGAACGGCAGCTGACCAAGCCTGCGGGCTCCCTCGGCCGGCTGGAGGAGATCGCGCAGTGGATGGCGACGTGGCAGGGCCAGCACCCGGCCGAGGCGCGCCGTCCCCGTGTCGCCGTCTTCGCCGGCAACCACGGCGTGGCCGCCCGCGGCGTTTCGGCCTTCCCGGCCGATGTGACGGTGCAGATGGTCGCCAACTTCCAGAATGGCGGCGCCGCGGTCAACCAGCTCTGCGAAGTGGCCGACACCGACCTCCGCGTTTACGAACTGGACCTGGACAACCCGACCGCCGACTTCACCCAGGGCCCGGCCATGGGGGAGGAGGAGTGCTGCCGCACCATGGCCTACGGCATGATGGCGGTGGAGATGGGTGTCCAGCTGCTGTCGCTGGGCGAGATGGGCATCGCCAACTCGACCTCGGCGGCGGCGCTCTGCCTCGCCCTGTTCGGCGGCGAGGCGGCCGACTGGACCGGCCGCGGCACCGGCATCGACGACGAGGGCCTCGCCCGCAAGATCGCGGCGGTGGAGGCCGGTGTCGCCGCCAACCCGCAGGCGAAGGACGACCCGTTCGAGGCGTTGCGCTGCCTGGGCGGCTACGAGTTCGCCGCCATTGCCGGCGCCATCCTGGCCGCCCGCGTCGCCCGCGTTCCGGTTCTGCTCGACGGCTTCGCCTGCACCGCCGCCGCCGCCGTGCTCTACAAGGCCGACCGCCGCGCGCTCGACCACTGCATGGTCGCCCACCGCTCGGTCGAGCCGGGCCACACCCGTCTGATGCAGGCCATCGGCAAGGAGCCGCTGCTCGATCTCGGCATGCGCCTGGGCGAGGGCTCCGGTGCGGCGCTGGCGATCAACATCGTGAAGTCCGCCGTCGCCTGCCACGCCGGCATGGCGACCTTCGCCGAGGCGGGTGTCAGCACGCAGGGGTGA
- the dapE gene encoding succinyl-diaminopimelate desuccinylase, whose translation MTIDPVALAQDLIRCPSVTPRDDGALGVLEAALTPMGFTCHRLRFQQEGTEPVENLYARLGTEGPNFCFAGHTDVVPPGDKGWTVDPFAGEVMGGRLFGRGAVDMKGAIAAFVAAVSRRLQDGPPAGSISLLITGDEEGVAINGTRKVLDWLAERGERIDACVVGEPTNPKALGDMIKIGRRGSLSGFLTVFGAQGHVAYPHLADNPLPRLVRMLAAITEHPMDEGTAHFQPSTLALTTIDVGNKATNVIPAQGKATFNIRFNDAHTPASIEAWLRQTFDAVGGAYELEIYCSGDSFVTPPGPLTELVAEAVEKVTGRRPEYSTTGGTSDARFIKNVCPVVEFGLVGQTMHKVDEYCSVEDLRQLTAIYESILKGVFARLAG comes from the coding sequence ATGACCATCGACCCCGTCGCCCTCGCCCAGGATCTGATCCGCTGCCCCAGCGTCACGCCGCGCGACGACGGCGCGCTGGGCGTGCTGGAGGCGGCGCTGACGCCGATGGGCTTCACCTGCCACCGCCTGCGCTTTCAGCAGGAGGGGACGGAGCCGGTGGAGAACCTCTATGCCCGGCTCGGCACCGAGGGACCCAACTTCTGCTTCGCCGGCCACACCGACGTGGTGCCGCCGGGCGACAAGGGCTGGACGGTCGATCCCTTCGCCGGCGAGGTGATGGGCGGGCGCCTGTTCGGCCGCGGGGCCGTCGACATGAAGGGAGCCATCGCCGCCTTCGTCGCCGCCGTGTCGCGCCGGCTGCAGGACGGGCCGCCCGCCGGTTCCATCAGCCTGCTGATCACCGGCGACGAGGAAGGGGTGGCGATCAACGGCACCCGCAAGGTTCTGGACTGGCTGGCCGAGCGCGGCGAGCGCATCGACGCCTGCGTGGTGGGGGAGCCGACCAACCCCAAGGCGCTGGGCGACATGATCAAGATCGGCCGGCGCGGCAGCCTGAGCGGCTTCCTGACCGTGTTCGGCGCGCAGGGCCACGTCGCCTATCCCCATCTGGCCGACAACCCGCTGCCGCGGCTGGTCCGCATGCTGGCCGCCATCACCGAACACCCAATGGACGAGGGCACGGCGCATTTCCAGCCCTCCACCCTGGCGCTGACCACCATCGACGTCGGCAACAAGGCGACCAACGTCATCCCGGCGCAGGGCAAGGCGACCTTCAACATCCGCTTCAACGACGCCCACACCCCGGCCAGCATCGAGGCGTGGCTGCGTCAAACCTTCGATGCCGTCGGCGGCGCCTATGAGTTGGAGATCTACTGCTCCGGCGACAGCTTCGTCACCCCGCCCGGCCCGCTGACCGAGCTGGTGGCGGAGGCGGTGGAGAAGGTGACCGGGCGCCGGCCGGAATATTCGACCACCGGCGGCACGTCGGACGCCCGCTTCATCAAGAATGTCTGCCCGGTGGTGGAGTTCGGGCTTGTCGGCCAGACCATGCACAAGGTGGACGAATATTGTTCGGTGGAGGATCTGCGCCAGCTGACCGCCATCTACGAGTCGATCCTGAAGGGCGTGTTCGCGCGCCTTGCCGGGTGA
- a CDS encoding DUF2336 domain-containing protein, which produces MTPPASPRPETLDPADYESAKRMVQSEDPAVRRKVAEHPKTRPELLYFLAADAAAEVRRAIATNAGTPRQADLLLAKDREVMVRQAVAQKIARLLPELSADQAIQIERLTVECLETLARDQATEVRGILAEALKDLPNAPHGVINRLARDVELSVCAPVLQHSPILTEEDLTDIIMKGPVRGAMTAIASRQNVSASVADAIARSDDEAAVTALLGNPSAQIREETLDRILDQAPQHEPWHSPLVRRPRLPARAVARLASFVADNLLKVLQDRDDLDPAAARGLVEAVRQRVGQAAAGTAPGQPLGPVDFGEEAVGGAAGPEKPVERPSDKAARLNKEGKLTEKLIEGSMVEGDRGFVMAALAELSQIPLPVVDRIVATHAPRAVTALVWRAGLTMRFARQVQLRLAQIPPKTALNARDGTHYPMTDEEMRWQLEFFGVEEKA; this is translated from the coding sequence GTGACCCCGCCCGCCTCCCCGCGTCCCGAGACACTCGACCCCGCCGATTACGAATCCGCCAAGCGGATGGTGCAGAGCGAGGATCCGGCGGTTCGCCGGAAGGTCGCCGAGCATCCCAAGACCCGGCCGGAGCTGCTGTATTTCCTGGCCGCCGACGCCGCGGCCGAGGTGCGGCGCGCCATCGCCACCAATGCCGGAACGCCGCGGCAGGCCGACCTGCTGCTGGCCAAGGACCGCGAGGTCATGGTGCGGCAGGCGGTGGCGCAGAAGATCGCCCGCCTGCTGCCGGAACTGTCGGCCGATCAGGCGATCCAGATCGAGCGGCTGACGGTGGAATGCCTGGAAACGCTGGCCCGCGATCAGGCGACGGAGGTGCGCGGCATCCTGGCCGAGGCGCTGAAGGATCTGCCCAACGCTCCGCACGGCGTCATCAACCGGCTGGCCCGTGACGTGGAGCTGTCGGTCTGCGCGCCGGTCCTGCAGCATTCGCCGATCCTCACCGAAGAGGATCTGACCGACATCATCATGAAGGGACCGGTGCGGGGCGCGATGACCGCCATCGCCAGCCGGCAGAACGTCTCCGCCTCCGTCGCCGACGCCATCGCGCGCTCCGACGACGAGGCGGCGGTGACGGCGCTGCTCGGCAACCCGTCTGCCCAGATCCGCGAAGAGACGCTCGACCGCATCCTCGATCAGGCACCGCAGCACGAGCCCTGGCATTCGCCGCTGGTCCGCCGTCCGCGCCTGCCGGCGCGCGCGGTGGCGCGGCTGGCCAGCTTCGTCGCCGACAATCTGCTGAAGGTTCTGCAGGACCGCGACGACCTCGACCCCGCGGCGGCGCGCGGGCTGGTGGAGGCGGTGCGCCAGCGGGTGGGGCAGGCGGCGGCCGGCACCGCGCCCGGCCAGCCGCTTGGCCCGGTCGATTTCGGCGAGGAGGCTGTCGGCGGTGCCGCCGGGCCGGAGAAGCCGGTGGAACGCCCCAGCGACAAGGCGGCCCGCCTGAACAAGGAAGGCAAGCTGACCGAGAAGCTGATCGAGGGGTCCATGGTGGAGGGCGACCGCGGCTTCGTCATGGCGGCGCTGGCGGAGCTGTCGCAAATCCCGCTTCCGGTGGTCGATCGCATCGTCGCCACCCATGCGCCGCGCGCCGTCACCGCGCTGGTGTGGCGCGCCGGGCTGACCATGCGCTTCGCCCGGCAGGTCCAGTTGCGGCTTGCCCAGATTCCGCCAAAAACGGCGCTTAATGCTCGCGACGGCACGCACTATCCGATGACCGATGAAGAGATGCGCTGGCAGCTCGAATTCTTCGGCGTCGAGGAGAAGGCGTGA